Proteins from a single region of Thermococcus sp. CX2:
- a CDS encoding glycosyltransferase family 39 protein produces MGKLDHKDSVYRYTLLSMIFFAYILLRLLMFESMSEYYDYDEGTYLLIARLINHGYLPYRDIFAVHPPLYYYLLAVWLRVFGDNYITGRALSVFFGLLSLIIAYYIGKEIKDWKLGIILSGLLALDPLLIQVNSLVFHESSIEFFTLLSVYYFIRYIKTEDEKYAYIALFWVGLGSTSKFTILPYALALYVLILFNKSERIISYLHGAIGVIFNKRQVFILATTYLIMILLVMATVILWPSWYVRAVVVVPGIHRIVYWDQIIPIMVLLVLWGSLTLKIFNCSYLPQVKDMISFSLHNLKRVLLLASAFFLPKIIVEGLLGIAISTDYLSQTYLIQGGRSFPIINFFIFVSDLFEDIYKNTLEFWMFILPVVLLALLVLAIWAFSKKVPMSSLGKSLLVLSTITAFMYFAVSPSIITGRFILPLLLLIHILLADVLYNLPSIVQKGHVRTLGFFLVLLLLVADFGIVYQYPHGNLKFIYAVHTKTMRDDLRDYLSSADIALGTTYSLNPMNTYYLDANTVPYYIDAFGLLLLEDLNVSTMLKILKEEGVEYFVISTWAYYNWVNKEFRDQLRSFASTVRMGSTLLYGESYDNKDILEMYSRLLTHNSAGPLYISTYNGRVVVWVNSTEIANFYAVSNNTAFNFRTQLSYDLDKNDYLAVQYANASSSVAFRLLLNGSQLIFLDVPAALVFNFTGEITVFGEDKFLKLGDESNSPVDVYCGDFHLLIGGKDIKVRKVSNNRIEIIGDKIILELRDH; encoded by the coding sequence ATGGGTAAGCTGGATCATAAGGACTCAGTGTATAGATATACCTTGTTAAGTATGATATTCTTTGCTTACATACTCCTTCGCCTGCTTATGTTTGAATCCATGAGCGAATACTATGACTATGACGAGGGTACGTATCTCCTAATTGCACGGCTGATTAACCATGGTTATCTCCCTTACAGGGATATTTTTGCGGTTCATCCTCCCCTCTATTATTATCTCCTTGCTGTCTGGCTAAGGGTATTTGGCGACAATTATATAACTGGACGGGCGCTATCAGTTTTCTTTGGTCTGCTATCACTGATCATAGCTTACTACATTGGCAAGGAGATTAAAGATTGGAAACTGGGCATTATCCTTTCGGGATTGCTGGCCCTCGATCCTCTTTTAATTCAGGTAAACTCCTTGGTTTTCCATGAATCTTCAATTGAATTTTTCACTCTGCTGTCTGTTTACTATTTTATCAGGTACATAAAAACAGAAGATGAAAAATATGCGTATATTGCGTTATTTTGGGTGGGTCTCGGAAGCACATCCAAATTCACAATTCTTCCGTATGCACTTGCACTCTACGTCCTAATACTATTCAACAAAAGTGAACGCATTATTTCATACTTACATGGTGCAATAGGGGTTATTTTTAACAAACGACAGGTCTTTATACTAGCGACAACATACCTCATCATGATTCTCCTGGTTATGGCAACTGTTATCCTATGGCCAAGCTGGTATGTTAGGGCTGTTGTTGTGGTGCCGGGTATTCATAGGATCGTTTACTGGGATCAGATAATCCCCATAATGGTTCTCCTTGTCCTCTGGGGCAGTCTGACATTGAAAATATTCAACTGCTCGTATCTTCCCCAAGTAAAAGACATGATTAGCTTTTCACTTCATAATCTAAAACGCGTCTTGCTTCTGGCTTCAGCATTCTTTTTGCCCAAAATAATCGTGGAAGGATTGTTAGGAATTGCGATTAGCACTGATTATCTCTCCCAGACATATTTGATACAGGGTGGGAGGAGCTTCCCGATAATAAACTTCTTCATATTCGTTAGCGACCTCTTCGAGGATATTTACAAGAACACTCTGGAGTTCTGGATGTTTATTCTTCCTGTTGTTCTATTAGCACTCCTAGTACTGGCTATCTGGGCATTTTCCAAGAAAGTCCCAATGTCTTCGTTGGGCAAATCCCTCCTTGTCTTGTCAACAATAACAGCGTTTATGTACTTTGCAGTGTCTCCATCTATTATCACAGGCAGGTTTATCCTGCCCCTTCTATTGTTGATACATATTCTGCTTGCGGATGTTCTTTACAATCTTCCCTCCATCGTTCAAAAAGGACATGTACGCACTCTGGGCTTTTTCCTCGTTCTATTGCTGTTGGTGGCTGATTTTGGGATTGTTTACCAGTATCCCCACGGCAATCTAAAGTTTATCTACGCGGTTCACACAAAAACGATGAGGGATGATCTTAGGGACTACCTCTCATCCGCCGACATTGCTCTGGGGACAACCTATTCCTTAAATCCAATGAATACTTACTATCTGGACGCCAACACAGTCCCATATTACATTGACGCATTTGGTTTACTTTTACTTGAAGACCTCAACGTTAGTACGATGCTTAAGATCTTGAAAGAGGAGGGAGTTGAATATTTCGTCATTAGCACCTGGGCATATTATAACTGGGTTAACAAAGAATTCAGAGATCAACTTCGGAGCTTTGCATCGACAGTGAGGATGGGTTCAACTTTACTGTATGGAGAGTCTTACGATAACAAGGATATCTTAGAAATGTATTCACGATTGCTTACTCATAATTCCGCAGGGCCACTTTATATAAGCACTTACAATGGTAGGGTCGTTGTTTGGGTAAACTCAACGGAAATTGCGAATTTCTACGCAGTTAGTAACAACACCGCTTTTAATTTCCGCACTCAGCTGAGCTATGATTTGGATAAGAATGACTATCTCGCAGTTCAGTACGCAAACGCTTCCAGCTCGGTTGCATTTAGATTGTTATTAAATGGGAGCCAATTAATATTTTTAGACGTGCCTGCTGCTCTGGTATTCAATTTTACTGGGGAGATAACAGTATTTGGCGAGGACAAATTCCTAAAACTTGGCGATGAATCTAACTCTCCAGTTGATGTTTATTGTGGGGACTTCCACTTGTTGATTGGTGGGAAAGACATCAAAGTTAGAAAAGTGTCCAATAACCGGATTGAAATAATCGGTGATAAGATAATCCTCGAGCTTAGAGATCATTAA
- a CDS encoding dihydrodipicolinate synthase family protein: MRGVIVPLVTPFNEDYSIDVPALEEHIDFLQKVGVHGIFINATTGEFTSLSLEERKFLAEKGRELVNSAFYLVGAASTNTFEVIELTKHARDIGADYVVIAPPYYCPLKEEALFRHYSMVAESTDIPIILYNIPSCANPLSVQLIKRLALEYPNIAGVKETIDSVNHIREVILEVKGEREDFVVFTGLDQHFLNTLILGGDGGIMACANFAPELHLELYKAFQEKRFEDAFLYARKLTELSKVYDLASSFGSAIKLAMNIRGFSIKPVLRPPYVIDGDNVKEEIRKLLKKVLY, translated from the coding sequence ATGCGCGGTGTTATAGTACCCCTTGTAACACCCTTCAACGAAGATTACTCCATTGATGTCCCTGCCCTTGAGGAGCACATAGACTTCCTCCAGAAGGTAGGCGTCCACGGGATATTCATCAACGCAACCACCGGTGAATTCACAAGTTTAAGCCTTGAAGAAAGAAAATTCCTGGCTGAAAAGGGACGTGAACTTGTTAATTCCGCTTTCTACCTTGTGGGAGCAGCCTCTACGAACACCTTTGAGGTTATAGAACTAACTAAACACGCCCGAGACATTGGCGCGGACTACGTTGTAATAGCTCCACCCTACTACTGTCCACTAAAGGAGGAGGCCCTGTTCAGGCACTACTCGATGGTGGCTGAGAGCACCGATATTCCAATAATCCTTTACAACATCCCGAGTTGCGCGAACCCTCTGAGCGTTCAGCTTATCAAGCGGCTTGCCCTCGAGTATCCGAATATAGCTGGCGTTAAGGAGACGATAGACAGCGTAAACCACATCAGGGAAGTAATCCTGGAGGTTAAAGGCGAACGGGAGGACTTTGTGGTATTCACCGGCCTTGACCAGCACTTCTTGAACACCCTCATCCTAGGTGGAGATGGCGGGATAATGGCCTGCGCCAACTTTGCCCCGGAGCTGCACCTGGAACTCTACAAGGCGTTCCAGGAAAAGCGTTTTGAGGATGCATTCCTTTACGCCCGAAAGCTAACAGAGCTTTCGAAGGTTTACGATTTGGCCTCTTCCTTCGGTTCGGCGATAAAGCTCGCGATGAACATCAGGGGATTCTCCATAAAGCCAGTTCTGAGGCCGCCATATGTGATTGACGGAGACAATGTGAAAGAAGAGATAAGGAAACTCCTCAAGAAAGTGCTCTACTGA
- the prf1 gene encoding peptide chain release factor aRF-1 has protein sequence MSHKSAEMYELKKKVEELKSYRGRATELVSLYIPAGYDINKVMQQLREEYGTAQNIKSKSTRKNVLGALERAMQHLKLYRKTPETGLALFVGNVSEQEGVSDIKLWAIVPPEPLKVRLYRCDQTFVTEPLEEMLRVKDAYGLITVEKNEATIGLLRGKRIEVIDELTSNVPGKTRAGGQSARRYERIREQETHEFMKRIAEHATKAFLPLLEKGELKGIIVGGPGPTKEEFVDGDYLHHELRKKVIGVVDISYHGEYGLRELVEKASDMLSEHEAVKERKLIQEFFRHLVKDTGLITYGEREIRKALELGAVDTLLISEGYDKVRVRAKCNACGWEELKTMSESEFHVYKKKLTHCPKCGSQNLSFEKWDVAEELIKMAEESGSDVEIISLDTEEGQQFYKAFGGLGAFLRYKIQ, from the coding sequence ATGTCTCACAAATCAGCCGAAATGTACGAACTCAAGAAGAAGGTCGAGGAACTGAAGAGTTATCGAGGTCGAGCGACCGAGCTCGTCTCCCTCTACATACCAGCAGGCTATGATATAAACAAGGTCATGCAGCAGCTTAGGGAGGAGTACGGGACGGCTCAGAACATCAAGTCAAAGTCAACTAGGAAAAACGTTCTCGGTGCCTTAGAAAGGGCCATGCAGCACCTCAAACTCTACCGCAAGACCCCTGAGACGGGACTCGCGCTCTTCGTCGGAAACGTCAGCGAGCAGGAGGGAGTCAGCGACATCAAGCTCTGGGCAATAGTCCCCCCAGAACCGCTCAAGGTTAGGCTCTACCGCTGCGATCAGACGTTTGTAACTGAACCCCTCGAGGAGATGCTCCGCGTCAAAGACGCCTACGGCCTCATCACTGTCGAGAAGAACGAGGCCACCATCGGTCTGCTCAGAGGCAAACGTATTGAAGTTATTGACGAGCTCACCTCGAACGTTCCAGGAAAGACCCGTGCCGGTGGTCAGTCAGCGAGGCGTTACGAGAGGATTAGGGAGCAGGAGACCCACGAGTTCATGAAGAGGATCGCCGAACACGCCACCAAGGCTTTCCTGCCGCTCCTTGAGAAGGGAGAGCTGAAGGGCATCATTGTCGGTGGTCCTGGACCGACCAAGGAGGAGTTCGTTGATGGGGACTACCTGCACCACGAGCTGAGGAAGAAGGTGATAGGTGTCGTTGACATCAGCTACCACGGCGAGTACGGCCTAAGGGAGCTCGTTGAGAAGGCCAGCGACATGCTGAGCGAGCACGAGGCCGTCAAAGAAAGAAAGCTCATTCAGGAGTTCTTCAGGCATCTCGTCAAGGACACTGGCCTAATAACCTACGGTGAGAGGGAAATCAGGAAAGCCCTCGAGCTCGGGGCAGTGGATACTCTCCTCATCAGCGAGGGCTACGACAAGGTCAGGGTTAGGGCAAAGTGCAATGCCTGCGGCTGGGAGGAGCTCAAAACTATGAGTGAGAGCGAGTTCCACGTTTACAAGAAGAAGCTCACCCACTGCCCCAAGTGTGGCAGCCAGAACCTAAGCTTCGAGAAGTGGGACGTCGCAGAGGAGCTCATAAAGATGGCAGAGGAAAGCGGCTCCGATGTGGAGATAATCTCCCTCGACACTGAGGAGGGCCAGCAGTTTTACAAGGCCTTTGGAGGACTTGGAGCTTTCCTGAGGTACAAGATTCAGTAG
- a CDS encoding arginine--tRNA ligase has protein sequence MGYTEVKEKAKLILMEELEKMLKESGKEWEGEITFDETPSIEFGDFATTVSFQLARVFRKAPKLIAEEIVKRIDGKLPEEIAKVEAVNGYINFFLDYERFGRNLISEILSMGERYGESKLGKGKKVIVEHTSVNPTKPLHMGHARNAVLGDTMARIMRALGYNVEVQNYIDDLGVQFAQVLWGYLNIGIDSVDAPIDKLDHKLGLLYVEVHKRLEEDPEVEKQVRELMKKLEEGDNEIAEAGRKLAELCVRAQMETTYRMNIAYDLLSWESDIVRSGIFEEAYSLIEKNENFEWAKEGKYAGAFIMKLGKLFPDMENPDMVLIRSDGTATYTGKDIAYHLWKFGKVKADMLYKIWDRHKEHETWTTAKDGGPSDRFGKADIVINVIGAEQKYPQRAVAYALKLLGFEDAYENFHHLAYEHVVRPEGKFSGRKGTWVGFTVDEVLNEAVKRAKELVEEKNPNLSEEEKEKIAEAVGVGAIRFNLVKYSPEKIITFRWEDVMNFEGESAPYVQYAHARCASILRKAESSGISTDWKNLIEKADFSKLTRREKELIKLLAKFPEIVEQAGRDIKPHLIPWYANELASLFNKFYMDHPVLKAEDGVREERLLLVLATKGVLRNALALLGIEAPEKM, from the coding sequence ATGGGATACACGGAGGTTAAGGAGAAAGCCAAGCTCATCTTAATGGAAGAACTCGAGAAGATGCTCAAGGAGAGCGGGAAGGAGTGGGAAGGTGAGATTACGTTTGACGAAACCCCAAGCATAGAGTTCGGCGACTTTGCCACAACGGTTTCATTTCAGCTGGCGCGCGTCTTCAGGAAGGCCCCCAAGCTCATAGCTGAGGAAATCGTGAAGCGCATAGACGGGAAGCTCCCCGAAGAGATAGCTAAAGTCGAGGCCGTAAATGGGTATATCAACTTTTTCCTCGACTACGAGCGCTTTGGAAGGAACTTGATCAGCGAGATTCTTAGCATGGGCGAGCGCTACGGCGAGAGCAAGCTCGGAAAGGGAAAGAAAGTCATCGTAGAGCACACCTCCGTCAACCCGACCAAACCGCTCCACATGGGTCACGCGAGGAATGCAGTTCTCGGCGATACTATGGCGAGAATCATGAGGGCCCTGGGTTATAACGTTGAGGTTCAGAACTACATCGATGACCTTGGCGTCCAGTTCGCCCAGGTGCTCTGGGGCTACTTGAACATAGGGATCGACTCGGTGGATGCACCCATCGATAAGCTTGATCATAAGCTTGGTCTGCTCTATGTTGAGGTTCACAAGAGGCTTGAAGAAGACCCCGAGGTCGAGAAGCAGGTCAGGGAGCTGATGAAAAAGCTCGAGGAGGGCGATAACGAGATAGCCGAAGCGGGCAGAAAGCTGGCCGAGCTCTGCGTCAGGGCCCAAATGGAAACAACTTACAGAATGAACATCGCCTACGACCTCCTGAGCTGGGAGAGCGACATAGTCAGGAGCGGGATCTTCGAGGAGGCTTACAGCCTCATCGAGAAGAACGAAAACTTTGAGTGGGCAAAAGAGGGCAAATATGCCGGAGCGTTCATAATGAAGCTTGGCAAGCTCTTCCCCGACATGGAGAATCCCGACATGGTGCTCATCAGGAGCGACGGAACTGCGACCTACACTGGCAAGGACATAGCCTACCACCTCTGGAAGTTTGGTAAGGTAAAGGCGGACATGCTCTACAAGATTTGGGACAGGCACAAGGAGCACGAAACTTGGACCACCGCAAAGGATGGCGGGCCGAGCGACCGCTTTGGAAAGGCGGATATAGTCATCAACGTCATCGGTGCTGAGCAGAAGTATCCCCAGAGGGCGGTGGCGTACGCCCTCAAGCTTCTGGGCTTCGAAGATGCTTACGAGAACTTCCACCATCTCGCTTACGAGCACGTGGTCAGGCCAGAAGGGAAGTTCAGCGGCAGGAAGGGAACTTGGGTTGGCTTTACCGTTGATGAGGTGCTCAATGAGGCTGTAAAGCGTGCCAAAGAGCTCGTCGAGGAAAAGAACCCCAACCTGAGCGAGGAGGAGAAGGAAAAGATAGCCGAAGCCGTCGGAGTCGGTGCCATAAGGTTCAACCTCGTCAAGTACAGCCCAGAGAAGATAATCACTTTCCGCTGGGAGGACGTCATGAATTTCGAGGGAGAGAGTGCCCCATACGTCCAGTACGCCCACGCGCGCTGTGCCTCAATACTGCGGAAGGCAGAAAGCTCGGGAATCTCCACAGACTGGAAGAACCTGATCGAGAAGGCGGACTTCTCAAAGCTCACCCGCAGGGAGAAGGAACTGATAAAGCTCCTTGCAAAGTTCCCGGAGATTGTCGAGCAGGCTGGAAGGGACATCAAGCCTCACCTCATCCCCTGGTATGCCAATGAATTAGCTTCGCTCTTCAACAAGTTCTACATGGATCATCCAGTTCTCAAGGCCGAGGACGGGGTAAGGGAAGAGCGCCTGCTCCTCGTGCTGGCCACGAAAGGAGTGCTCAGAAACGCACTCGCGCTGCTCGGCATAGAAGCCCCCGAGAAGATGTGA
- a CDS encoding DUF2079 domain-containing protein — protein MIKTGTKKSLFYVHLAVFGYITFFSVYSILRHYVYLTSGYDLGIFLQSLWTTAHNQGLLFNTGEWQDLGVYSHFGTHNQPILLLLVPLYKLFPYAETLLIIQTSALGLAAYPLFKFAYLVTNDEKKATFVVLLYLMNPAVHGINRFNFHPVSLAVPFIFLTAYYLEKHEYFRALLSALVILTVKEDAGLALISLGLVYIFGDYTVRDLLNIRNWTKILKTKKMPTVLISIGILWILISMFVVVPMFNPMGYPYFSDNKLGEVYYFHININGKLVLGYILVILTSLGFLPLLKPRLFLATLPLWLENILSNNDYQMMIGYQYPYMLIPLLFIMIVYGLKDLEAITIKVAYRDFTNTYSVTLKKILVIPFLTMLLFSPAFHVIDTDYVSGYRITQLLYMWRVGNSYFGVIDEIVEYLQQSQCPISTHNELFPHLANRLDTYYIVTPFNSTYIDNKTIILIESTRPSYNKDITYLKKSEYDNLIIVNASKIILECYSMYPYPSEAGRECIHEKLLEKITECERRSEDG, from the coding sequence GTGATAAAGACTGGAACAAAAAAATCCTTATTTTATGTTCATCTGGCTGTCTTTGGTTACATAACTTTCTTTTCGGTATACTCAATTCTTAGACATTATGTGTACCTGACTTCAGGTTATGATTTGGGCATTTTCCTACAGTCACTCTGGACAACTGCTCATAATCAAGGTTTATTGTTTAATACCGGAGAATGGCAGGATTTGGGAGTGTACTCCCACTTCGGTACACATAATCAGCCCATACTACTTCTTCTTGTTCCATTGTATAAGTTATTTCCATACGCTGAGACTCTCCTGATTATTCAGACCTCCGCCTTGGGTCTTGCAGCTTATCCGTTGTTTAAGTTTGCTTATCTCGTAACGAATGACGAGAAGAAAGCTACCTTTGTTGTCCTTCTATATCTTATGAATCCTGCAGTACACGGGATTAATAGGTTCAATTTTCACCCAGTTAGCCTTGCGGTTCCTTTTATCTTTCTGACAGCTTATTACCTTGAGAAACATGAGTATTTCAGAGCCCTATTATCTGCACTGGTAATTCTTACCGTGAAGGAAGATGCGGGTTTGGCATTAATAAGTTTGGGCTTGGTGTATATTTTTGGGGATTATACTGTTAGGGATCTTCTAAACATCCGAAATTGGACTAAAATCCTCAAAACAAAGAAAATGCCAACAGTGCTTATATCTATAGGCATCCTGTGGATATTAATTAGCATGTTTGTAGTAGTGCCAATGTTTAATCCTATGGGATACCCCTACTTCTCAGATAATAAACTTGGTGAGGTGTACTACTTCCATATTAATATCAATGGAAAGCTAGTATTAGGATATATCTTGGTAATCCTCACGTCCCTTGGTTTTTTGCCCCTGTTAAAACCAAGGTTATTCCTAGCTACGTTGCCACTATGGCTCGAAAATATATTGTCTAACAACGATTACCAAATGATGATTGGATATCAATACCCATACATGTTAATTCCATTGTTGTTTATAATGATCGTCTATGGATTGAAAGATTTGGAAGCAATAACCATCAAGGTTGCCTATAGAGATTTTACAAATACATACTCTGTAACTCTGAAAAAAATTTTAGTGATTCCATTCTTGACAATGTTACTTTTTTCTCCGGCGTTTCATGTAATTGACACCGACTATGTGTCTGGATATAGGATTACCCAACTACTTTATATGTGGAGAGTTGGAAACTCATATTTCGGCGTAATTGACGAGATAGTTGAATATCTTCAACAAAGTCAATGCCCAATATCGACTCATAATGAGCTGTTTCCTCATTTAGCTAACAGGCTGGATACTTACTATATAGTAACTCCATTTAACTCAACATACATAGACAATAAAACGATTATCCTAATTGAGTCCACGAGGCCGAGTTATAACAAAGACATAACGTATCTCAAAAAGAGTGAATACGATAACCTAATAATAGTTAATGCATCTAAAATCATCCTTGAATGCTATTCGATGTATCCTTATCCATCTGAAGCTGGTAGAGAATGCATCCATGAAAAACTTCTGGAGAAAATCACCGAATGTGAGAGGAGGAGTGAAGATGGGTAA
- a CDS encoding stage II sporulation protein M produces the protein MPLALELGKKSPRRIFIMLLFVFLGLAFIGYVFAVGNPDAAVNITQKIGEEIGPVSDSDFKNFVMIFTNNSMVAAFMVLSGLLFGLGPWFIMAFNGFIVGVVVRAVQLTGNISTTQILLGLIPHGIVEIPALAIAGTAGIMWYQEIVHGEGEIGGRFKRGALRALKLFGISVLLLIVAAFIEAYVTPSIAGIG, from the coding sequence ATGCCTTTGGCCCTCGAACTGGGAAAGAAATCTCCGCGCCGTATTTTCATCATGCTTCTCTTCGTTTTTCTGGGACTGGCGTTCATAGGATACGTCTTCGCTGTAGGCAATCCCGACGCAGCTGTGAACATCACCCAAAAAATCGGGGAGGAAATAGGGCCCGTTTCGGACTCAGATTTCAAGAACTTCGTCATGATATTCACCAACAACTCCATGGTTGCGGCCTTCATGGTGCTCTCCGGCTTACTCTTTGGTCTCGGCCCATGGTTCATAATGGCCTTCAACGGCTTTATCGTTGGTGTTGTAGTGAGGGCAGTCCAGCTCACGGGAAACATTTCAACGACGCAGATACTCCTCGGGCTGATACCCCACGGAATTGTCGAAATTCCAGCGCTCGCCATTGCCGGAACGGCTGGAATAATGTGGTATCAGGAGATAGTTCACGGAGAAGGTGAAATAGGGGGGAGATTTAAAAGAGGTGCTTTAAGGGCGCTTAAGCTTTTTGGAATCTCAGTGCTACTTCTCATCGTTGCGGCGTTCATCGAGGCCTATGTAACCCCTAGCATCGCTGGCATTGGTTGA
- a CDS encoding pro-sigmaK processing inhibitor BofA family protein translates to MIETLLFLFLLAFVLYLVFKLTIAILKYLITNAVIGLILLWILNAVGIANVPFTFINILIVAVGGVFGVILLMILSWL, encoded by the coding sequence ATGATTGAAACGCTGTTGTTTTTGTTCCTGCTTGCGTTTGTCCTGTACTTAGTTTTTAAATTGACCATAGCCATCCTGAAGTACCTGATTACCAACGCAGTTATCGGCCTGATACTCCTGTGGATACTGAACGCGGTCGGAATAGCGAACGTTCCGTTCACCTTCATAAATATCCTGATAGTAGCCGTTGGAGGGGTCTTCGGGGTAATCCTTCTCATGATACTCTCGTGGCTCTAG
- a CDS encoding class III signal peptide-containing protein: MKRKAQGAIEYLFMIAAALIIILIVVRQLQNRGETASTTIEGAEGEISSVLSSMSASG, from the coding sequence ATGAAGAGGAAGGCCCAGGGTGCAATTGAGTACCTGTTTATGATTGCAGCTGCTCTGATAATAATCCTGATTGTTGTCAGGCAGCTCCAGAACAGGGGCGAGACTGCCTCTACGACCATCGAAGGCGCTGAGGGAGAGATAAGCAGCGTTCTTAGCTCGATGAGTGCCAGCGGTTGA
- a CDS encoding HEAT repeat domain-containing protein — MGFLSFGSKKDKIKKLIEEERFNDILTMVLKDKKALDGLIELLDDSVPGIRGDALLILGTIAEQRSDVLEPYLEKVFPKAIELTKNRNPYVKENAMVLSYELVRRFRTRILGLKGTIVSDLIEELKEGDKNIRGFALMLLGELDAKETREYVEEFVNVEDKVILPFEGKKWVTLGQIARETLEKLS; from the coding sequence ATGGGCTTCCTCTCATTCGGCTCAAAAAAGGATAAAATAAAAAAACTCATAGAGGAGGAGCGCTTTAATGACATCCTCACAATGGTTCTAAAAGATAAGAAGGCACTTGACGGCCTTATTGAGCTCCTTGACGACAGTGTGCCCGGGATTCGAGGAGATGCCCTTCTCATTCTGGGAACGATTGCGGAACAGCGAAGTGATGTGCTTGAGCCTTACCTTGAGAAAGTCTTTCCCAAAGCCATTGAGCTCACAAAGAACAGAAACCCTTACGTAAAGGAAAATGCGATGGTGCTATCCTATGAACTTGTCCGTAGATTTCGAACTAGAATATTGGGGCTCAAAGGGACAATTGTCAGTGATCTAATCGAAGAACTCAAAGAGGGAGATAAGAACATCCGGGGCTTTGCATTGATGTTGCTCGGTGAGCTCGACGCTAAAGAGACCAGGGAGTACGTTGAGGAGTTCGTCAACGTTGAAGACAAAGTCATACTACCATTTGAGGGCAAGAAGTGGGTTACCCTCGGACAAATTGCCCGCGAAACCCTTGAAAAACTCTCCTGA
- a CDS encoding lipoate protein ligase C-terminal domain-containing protein, which yields MKHHVGEHKARKGLIRVEIDEENGIAENVKITGDFFIHPEETIGELEKELKGHKLEELEHVIDEFFAVRMDIGMPYVNVEDFKIAIKNALKD from the coding sequence ATGAAACACCATGTCGGCGAGCACAAGGCCAGAAAGGGCCTGATAAGGGTTGAGATTGATGAGGAAAACGGAATCGCGGAGAACGTGAAGATTACGGGGGACTTCTTCATCCACCCAGAGGAAACCATCGGCGAGCTTGAAAAGGAGCTCAAAGGGCACAAACTGGAGGAGCTTGAGCACGTTATAGACGAGTTCTTCGCGGTGAGGATGGACATAGGGATGCCCTACGTGAACGTTGAGGACTTCAAGATAGCCATCAAAAACGCCCTTAAGGATTAA